A section of the Parasteatoda tepidariorum isolate YZ-2023 chromosome 6, CAS_Ptep_4.0, whole genome shotgun sequence genome encodes:
- the LOC139425854 gene encoding RNA-binding protein 25-like, with product MYTGQWHLTLKTSVGYQKGYLRSIERERERERRKETKRERQRQRETDRQRERDKETERERERQRDREGERDRQRETDRQRETGRQRERETDRQTERERERDRKTDRERETDSQRRQRQTDRHRQTDRERERDHK from the coding sequence atgtataccgggcagtggcacttgacgtTAAAAACATCAGTGGGGTATCAAAAAGGGTATCTTCGGTCtattgagagagagagagagagagaaagacgAAAAGAGacaaagagagagagacagAGACAGAGAGAGACAGAcagacagagagagagagacaaaGAGAcagagagggagagagagagacagagagacagagagggagagagagacAGACAGAGAGAGACAGACAGACAGAGAGAGACAGGcagacagagagagagagaaacagacagacagacagagagagagagagagagagacagaaAGAcagacagagagagagagacagacAGTCAGAGACGACagagacagacagacagacacagacagacagacagagagagagagagagatcaTAAATAA